The following proteins come from a genomic window of Trifolium pratense cultivar HEN17-A07 linkage group LG4, ARS_RC_1.1, whole genome shotgun sequence:
- the LOC123923707 gene encoding uncharacterized protein LOC123923707, which translates to MTKPSYFLQKPSPIIVQRQENKKMMCLDEQLQRQLSNISSNEDYHGNKFASIPFVWESQPGTPKHRSNEKSLPPLTPPPSYFQNATKKPIKSKKSLFMQTIFPKRTTKKGSVLNPPLTSSNFVSYSSSSSSSSLSLSSPRPTSYSVPSSPMIHSRKEEEDEDLYDVSSSNVCFGNVKSRGSYSSMFKKVLFGDFM; encoded by the coding sequence ATGACAAAGCCTTCGTACTTTCTCCAAAAACCTTCTCCCATAATTGTACAAAGACAAGAGAACAAGAAGATGATGTGCTTAGATGAGCAACTACAAAGGCAATTATCTAATATTTCATCAAATGAAGATTATCATGGCAACAAATTTGCTTCAATTCCATTTGTATGGGAATCTCAACCAGGTACACCTAAACATAGATCAAATGAAAAGTCTCTTCCTCCTCTTACTCCACCACCATCTTATTTCCAAAATGCAACCAAAAAACCTATCAAGTCCAAAAAGAGTTTGTTTATGCAAACAATTTTTCCGAAACGTACTACAAAAAAAGGTTCCGTTCTTAATCCACCCCTGACATCATCAAATTTTGTCTCttattcatcatcatcttcgtCGTCATCTTTGTCATTGTCCTCTCCACGGCCAACATCATATTCGGTGCCATCTTCTCCGATGATACACTCgaggaaggaagaagaagacgaagattTATACGATGTTAGTAGCTCTAATGTGTGTTTTGGCAATGTAAAATCACGAGGGAGTTATTCTTCCATGTTTAAGAAGGTATTGTTTGGTGATTTTATGTGA
- the LOC123882494 gene encoding LOB domain-containing protein 13-like isoform X3 — translation MGRKHFHGQVIGTTLNTVTPCAACKLLRRRCAEECPFSPYFSPHEPHKFAAVHKVFGASNVSKLLLEVPEGQRADAANSMVYEANLRLRDPVYGCMGAISTLQQQVQSLQAELHAIRAEILKYKYREAASFISSQQVSIPTNANSQGLSQPLVLPTLDPPSPSLPPPQKVLASQSIILSSLSSSSGSSVYTTSKSTMSHGSISSENIPYFI, via the exons ATGGGAAGGAAGCATTTTCATGGCCAAGTTATTGGAACAACCTTAAACACAGTAACTCCTTGTGCTGCATGTAAGCTATTGAGAAGAAGGTGTGCTGAGGAATGCCCTTTCTCTCCTTACTTTTCACCACATGAGCCTCATAAATTTGCAGCTGTTCATAAAGTGTTTGGTGCAAGCAATGTCTCCAAATTGCTATTG gaGGTACCTGAAGGACAAAGAGCAGATGCAGCAAATAGTATGGTTTATGAAGCAAATTTAAGGTTAAGAGATCCTGTTTATGGATGCATGGGTGCAATATCAACATTACAACAACAAGTTCAATCTTTACAAGCAGAACTTCATGCAATTAGAGCtgaaatactaaaatataaatatagagaAGCAGCTTCTTTTATTTCTTCTCAACAAGTATCAATCCCTACAAATGCAAACTCACAAGGTCTTTCTCAACCTCTTGTTCTTCCTACTTTAGATCCTCCATCTCCTTCTCTTCCTCCACCACAAAAAGTATTAGCTTCTCAATCCATTATCCTTTCGTCGTTGTCTTCGTCTTCGGGTTCCTCTGTCTACACTACATCTAAGAGTACAATGAGTCATGGATCTATTTCTAGTGAAAATATTCCATATTTTATTTAG
- the LOC123882494 gene encoding LOB domain-containing protein 13-like isoform X2, with amino-acid sequence MSSRDRLDEIAKINSEGETSSQMGRKHFHGQVIGTTLNTVTPCAACKLLRRRCAEECPFSPYFSPHEPHKFAAVHKVFGASNVSKLLLEVPEGQRADAANSMVYEANLRLRDPVYGCMGAISTLQQQVQSLQAELHAIRAEILKYKYREAASFISSQQVSIPTNANSQGLSQPLVLPTLDPPSPSLPPPQKVLASQSIILSSLSSSSGSSVYTTSKSTMSHGSISSENIPYFI; translated from the exons ATGTCCTCCAGAGACAG ACTAGATGAAATAGCAAAAATCAATTCAGAGGGAGAAACATCATCTCAAATGGGAAGGAAGCATTTTCATGGCCAAGTTATTGGAACAACCTTAAACACAGTAACTCCTTGTGCTGCATGTAAGCTATTGAGAAGAAGGTGTGCTGAGGAATGCCCTTTCTCTCCTTACTTTTCACCACATGAGCCTCATAAATTTGCAGCTGTTCATAAAGTGTTTGGTGCAAGCAATGTCTCCAAATTGCTATTG gaGGTACCTGAAGGACAAAGAGCAGATGCAGCAAATAGTATGGTTTATGAAGCAAATTTAAGGTTAAGAGATCCTGTTTATGGATGCATGGGTGCAATATCAACATTACAACAACAAGTTCAATCTTTACAAGCAGAACTTCATGCAATTAGAGCtgaaatactaaaatataaatatagagaAGCAGCTTCTTTTATTTCTTCTCAACAAGTATCAATCCCTACAAATGCAAACTCACAAGGTCTTTCTCAACCTCTTGTTCTTCCTACTTTAGATCCTCCATCTCCTTCTCTTCCTCCACCACAAAAAGTATTAGCTTCTCAATCCATTATCCTTTCGTCGTTGTCTTCGTCTTCGGGTTCCTCTGTCTACACTACATCTAAGAGTACAATGAGTCATGGATCTATTTCTAGTGAAAATATTCCATATTTTATTTAG
- the LOC123922493 gene encoding uncharacterized protein LOC123922493: MPLEIDLNMPLDIDLNIPFNDFEVVDNTITIASEVIHNTVPNASEINQNIADGTTIVEAQYDPNSEGGDMGNLETEMSDEDTTISEAEHDPNDEGVEEEYTETITTEGQSKKKRVFLSNINRDAISQVLINESHNGKLIRGTVARLALYYSVSQNVIYRIWMQMRQSGDALHKKTKNVGRKRIEIDIEKVRDVELNKRGTYRSLGRALNVNKNRLLQLKKEGILRRHSSPLKPYLKDDNKISRLRFCLSMLDENTILHDPQFKSMYNVIHIDEKWFNMTQKNKKYYLLANEDDPYRTCKNKNYITKVMFLVAMARPRFDDDNNETFSGKIGMWPLVVEEPAIRSSVNRPAGTLVTKPITSITKEVSRNFLINKILPAIKEKWPRDSIRETIYIQQDNAPCHVPINDPLFCRAAAEGGFDIRLICQPPNSPDLNVLDLGLFSAIQSLQQTEVARSVNELIQVVQQAFDNYSSIDSNKVFLTLQASMIVIMKIKGSNQYKTPHMKKDVLINQGKLPCHLKCDLELVQQTCAYLDNVGQGIKSLVFPVCICLAANLWSILILSSYLCCCKGINPSV, from the exons ATGCCTTTAGAAATTGATTTAAACATGCCTTTAGATATTGATTTAAATATCCCTTTCAATGATTTTGAAGTTGTTGACAATACAATAACAATTGCTTCTGAAGTTATTCACAATACAGTACCAAATGCTTCTGAAATTAATCAAAACATAGCAGATGGTACAACAATCGTAGAAGCCCAATATGATCCAAATAGTGAAGGAGGAGACATGGGAAACTTGGAGACAGAGATGAGTGATGAAGATACTACAATTTCAGAAGCTGAACATGATCCAAATGATGAAGGGGTTGAAGAGGAATATACTGAGACAATAACCACAGAag GACAATCTAAAAAAAAACGTGTATTCTTGAGCAATATCAACCGAGATGCCATTTCTCAGGTACTGATAAATGAGAGTCATAATGGTAAGCTGATACGCGGGACTGTCGCAAGGTTGGCTTTATATTATTCGGTCTCTCAAAATGTGATTTATCGGATTTGGATGCAAATGCGTCAAAGCGGCGATGCtcttcataaaaaaacaaaaaatgttggTCGCAAAAGAATTGAGATAGATATTGAAAAGGTGCGTGATGTTGAGTTAAATAAGCGCGGTACTTATAGATCTCTAGGACGTGCCTTAAATGTTAACAAAAATAGGTTGTTGCAGTTGAAAAAAGAAGGGATTTTGCGTCGGCATTCAAGTCCCTTAAAACCATATTTGAAGGACGATAATAAGATAAGCCGTCTTAGGTTTTGTTTGTCCATGCTTGATGAAAATACCATTCTTCATGATCCACAATTTAAGTCAATGtataatgttattcatataGATGAAAAATGGTTTAATATGACccaaaaaaacaagaaatattATCTTTTAGCAAATGAGGATGATCCATACCGTACgtgcaaaaacaaaaactacatTACTAAGGTTATGTTTTTAGTTGCTATGGCAAGACCTAGgtttgatgatgataataatgagACGTTTTCAGGAAAAATTGGCATGTGGCCTCTAGTTGTTGAAGAGCCTGCAATAAGGTCAAGTGTGAATAGACCAGCTGGGACACTTGTTACAAAACCAATAACTTCTATAACTAAAGAAGTTAGTCGGAACTTTCTCATAAACAAGATTTTACCGGCGATTAAAGAAAAATGGCCGCGTGATAGTATACGGGAAACAATTTACATACAACAAGATAATGCACCGTGTCATGTACCTATAAATGACCCACTATTTTGTAGAGCAGCTGCTGAAGGTGGCTTTGACATTCGTTTAATATGTCAACCGCCTAACTCTCCTGATTTAAATGTTTTAGACTTGGGGTTGTTTAGTGCTATTCAATCATTGCAACAGACGGAAGTGGCTAGATCAGTGAATGAGCTTATTCAGGTTGTGCAACAAGCCTTTGATAATTATTCAAGTATAGATTCTAACAAAGTTTTTCTCACACTCCAAGCGTCTATGATTGTGATAATGAAGATCAAAGGATCTAATCAGTACAAAACTCCCCATATGAAGAAAGATGTGCTGATAAATCAAGGCAAACTGCCCTGTCACCTAAAATGTGATTTGGAATTAGTTCAACAAACTTGTGCTTATTTAGACAATGTTGGTCAAGGTATTAAATCATTAGTATTCCCTGTTTGCATTTGTCTTGCTGCAAATTTATGGAGTATTCTAATCTTGTCTTCTTATTTGTGTTGTTGCAAAGGTATCAACCCATCTGTATGA
- the LOC123882494 gene encoding LOB domain-containing protein 15-like isoform X1 yields the protein MFGCPPETERLDEIAKINSEGETSSQMGRKHFHGQVIGTTLNTVTPCAACKLLRRRCAEECPFSPYFSPHEPHKFAAVHKVFGASNVSKLLLEVPEGQRADAANSMVYEANLRLRDPVYGCMGAISTLQQQVQSLQAELHAIRAEILKYKYREAASFISSQQVSIPTNANSQGLSQPLVLPTLDPPSPSLPPPQKVLASQSIILSSLSSSSGSSVYTTSKSTMSHGSISSENIPYFI from the exons ATGTTTGGATGTCCTCCAGAGACAG AAAGACTAGATGAAATAGCAAAAATCAATTCAGAGGGAGAAACATCATCTCAAATGGGAAGGAAGCATTTTCATGGCCAAGTTATTGGAACAACCTTAAACACAGTAACTCCTTGTGCTGCATGTAAGCTATTGAGAAGAAGGTGTGCTGAGGAATGCCCTTTCTCTCCTTACTTTTCACCACATGAGCCTCATAAATTTGCAGCTGTTCATAAAGTGTTTGGTGCAAGCAATGTCTCCAAATTGCTATTG gaGGTACCTGAAGGACAAAGAGCAGATGCAGCAAATAGTATGGTTTATGAAGCAAATTTAAGGTTAAGAGATCCTGTTTATGGATGCATGGGTGCAATATCAACATTACAACAACAAGTTCAATCTTTACAAGCAGAACTTCATGCAATTAGAGCtgaaatactaaaatataaatatagagaAGCAGCTTCTTTTATTTCTTCTCAACAAGTATCAATCCCTACAAATGCAAACTCACAAGGTCTTTCTCAACCTCTTGTTCTTCCTACTTTAGATCCTCCATCTCCTTCTCTTCCTCCACCACAAAAAGTATTAGCTTCTCAATCCATTATCCTTTCGTCGTTGTCTTCGTCTTCGGGTTCCTCTGTCTACACTACATCTAAGAGTACAATGAGTCATGGATCTATTTCTAGTGAAAATATTCCATATTTTATTTAG